The following proteins come from a genomic window of Nicotiana tomentosiformis chromosome 12, ASM39032v3, whole genome shotgun sequence:
- the LOC104094729 gene encoding agamous-like MADS-box protein AGL62, with protein MGRKSNGRKRIDMVKIQNERNLQATFSKRHDGLFKKASELCTLSGAEVALVVFSPGNKVYSFGHPSVDLVMDRFLPGNSPNQLIEAHRNASVGEVNMEELIDKEGRLEMERSRTEALQGIRRGATSDKRWWEAPIEELNFFQLQQVAEAMEMTKKQCEIEADHQQKVHGIAFPYRTLGSALAPYGGG; from the coding sequence ATGGGAAGAAAGAGTAATGGTCGAAAAAGAATTGACATGGTGAAGATACAAAATGAGAGAAACTTACAAGCGACTTTCTCTAAACGACACGATGGCCTCTTCAAGAAGGCTAGTGAACTTTGTACACTAAGTGGTGCTGAAGTTGCCTTAGTGGTATTTTCCCCAGGAAACAAAGTTTACTCGTTTGGCCACCCCTCTGTGGATTTGGTCATGGATAGGTTCCTGCCAGGGAACTCTCCTAACCAGCTTATTGAGGCTCATCGAAATGCTAGCGTTGGTGAGGTCAATATGGAGGAGCTGATCGACAAAGAAGGGAGATTAGAAATGGAGAGAAGTCGCACAGAAGCCTTACAAGGAATTAGGAGGGGTGCTACTTCAGACAAGCGTTGGTGGGAAGCTCCAATTGAAGAGCTAAACTtttttcaacttcaacaagtggCAGAGGCAATGGAAATGACAAAGAAGCAATGTGAAATAGAGGCGGATCACCAGCAAAAGGTGCATGGTATTGCATTTCCATATCGTACCCTTGGAAGTGCCTTGGCTCCTTATGGGGGGGGCTAG